Proteins encoded in a region of the Odocoileus virginianus isolate 20LAN1187 ecotype Illinois chromosome 9, Ovbor_1.2, whole genome shotgun sequence genome:
- the DEFB129 gene encoding beta-defensin 129, producing MDVTTKEYFGLRRCVMGLGRCKEHCSMDEKELDKCKKKKCCIRSKVVQMIKNYIQNEMLHMLEEDSQKMLKITKNVSVMMQTKHHNLSVLPKIKSANAFASINTNIFPNATVVNSATANSANSEKIIHTATSTKKKRDSATDSPPPAPPPSYTLPTA from the coding sequence AATACTTTGGCTTGAGAAGATGCGTAATGGGTTTGGGGAGATGCAAAGAGCACTGCAGCATGGACGAAAAAGAGTTagataaatgcaaaaagaaaaaatgttgtaTTAGATCAAAAGTGGTTCAAATGATAAAAAACTACATACAAAATGAAATGCTCCACATGCTTGAAGAGGACTCTcagaaaatgctaaaaattaCAAAGAATGTTAGTGTCATGATGCAGACCAAACATCATAATTTATCTGTTCTGCCCAAAATCAAAAGTGCCAATGCTTTTGCCAGCATCAACACCAACATCTTCCCAAATGCCACCGTTGTGAACTCGGCCACCGCCAACTCCGCGAACTCGGAGAAGATAATACACACTGCTacttctaccaaaaaaaaaagagattcgGCCACTGACtccccaccaccagcaccacctccaTCGTATACACTTCCGACAGCATGA